Proteins encoded in a region of the Gemmatimonadaceae bacterium genome:
- a CDS encoding plastocyanin/azurin family copper-binding protein → MQSRRDFLKAGGMALAGFQLLPNDLFRLPSAVEIVEMRSDIAGAHVWFEPIGLYVDPGTTVRWIARENVHTATAYHPRNNHHSLRIPERAVPWDSGFLVHTGDHFEVTLTVPGVYDYFCAPHEAAGMIGRIVVGRSEGPGARPFDYWVGRPGTDGWLHVPDAARKNFPSVARIRAERRVHPARGATAR, encoded by the coding sequence ATGCAGTCACGTCGCGACTTCCTGAAAGCCGGCGGGATGGCTCTCGCCGGCTTTCAGCTCCTGCCTAACGACTTGTTTCGCTTGCCGAGCGCTGTCGAAATAGTCGAGATGCGCAGCGACATCGCTGGCGCTCACGTCTGGTTCGAGCCGATCGGACTGTACGTGGATCCTGGTACGACCGTGCGTTGGATCGCGCGGGAGAATGTGCACACGGCGACGGCGTATCACCCGCGGAACAACCATCACTCGCTCCGAATCCCCGAGCGTGCGGTGCCCTGGGACTCCGGATTCCTGGTGCATACCGGCGATCACTTCGAGGTGACGCTCACGGTACCCGGCGTCTACGACTACTTCTGCGCGCCGCATGAAGCGGCTGGAATGATAGGCCGGATCGTCGTGGGCAGATCGGAAGGGCCGGGTGCCCGGCCCTTCGACTACTGGGTTGGCAGGCCGGGAACCGACGGCTGGCTCCATGTCCCCGACGCCGCGCGCAAGAACTTTCCGAGCGTCGCCCGCATCCGCGCCGAGCGCCGCGTACATCCAGCCAGGGGAGCGACGGCTCGTTAG